A stretch of the Vibrio gazogenes genome encodes the following:
- a CDS encoding GNAT family N-acetyltransferase has product MYSIKDFEPQRLSKLIDKNQLSYDLFLAQSGVITLENNEQFIRIESTHPIPIFNGVLETTINPNDPDTLIRDMLDSLESRKDGFCWKVWSSSCPKNLGEILVSQGLKVSSENPGMAADLACHEFPPQSLEKLTVKQVSTEEGLEDWVITLFEGFQLSHELRPIYKKILMDAGFKNPVKSYLGLYDGQPVATASCFYSDGVVGVYWVSTIPSFRGKGIGRNMMNVILKDAFNDGYKVAILQSSNKGFGMYKKIGFSQYCTNIRYEWKR; this is encoded by the coding sequence ATGTATTCTATTAAAGATTTTGAACCTCAGCGTTTATCCAAGTTGATCGATAAAAATCAACTCTCTTATGATTTATTTCTGGCCCAGTCAGGTGTTATTACACTAGAAAACAATGAGCAATTCATCCGGATTGAAAGTACCCACCCTATCCCAATTTTTAATGGGGTTTTGGAAACCACAATTAACCCAAATGACCCAGATACACTTATTCGTGACATGCTGGACAGTTTAGAGTCGAGAAAGGATGGCTTCTGTTGGAAAGTGTGGTCCTCAAGTTGTCCAAAAAACTTAGGGGAAATACTTGTATCTCAGGGGCTAAAGGTTTCTTCTGAAAATCCGGGGATGGCAGCCGATCTTGCGTGTCATGAATTTCCTCCACAATCATTAGAAAAATTAACTGTAAAACAAGTGAGTACTGAGGAAGGTTTAGAAGATTGGGTCATTACTTTGTTTGAAGGTTTTCAATTAAGCCATGAACTTAGGCCAATCTATAAAAAAATTCTAATGGATGCAGGTTTTAAAAATCCTGTGAAAAGTTATTTAGGTTTATATGATGGTCAGCCTGTTGCTACTGCTAGTTGTTTTTATAGCGACGGGGTCGTTGGTGTTTATTGGGTCTCAACAATACCGAGCTTTAGGGGAAAAGGTATTGGTCGAAATATGATGAATGTTATCTTAAAAGATGCTTTTAATGACGGGTATAAGGTTGCGATTCTCCAGTCCTCGAATAAAGGGTTCGGGATGTACAAGAAGATAGGATTTTCCCAATACTGTACAAATATCCGTTATGAATGGAAAAGATAG